From Pan troglodytes isolate AG18354 chromosome 9, NHGRI_mPanTro3-v2.0_pri, whole genome shotgun sequence, the proteins below share one genomic window:
- the IGSF9B gene encoding protein turtle homolog B isoform X3 yields MFPVHERPQLGSAVGLQRGLGPSPPCPGLPVILGAGCQQGVGPDDACGSSRLGREELACRAEENGFPLFSSPFLSPKLWMLGGPRTEGGAHGLREEPEFVTARAGESVVLRCDVIHPVTGQPPPYVVEWFKFGVPIPIFIKFGYYPPHVDPEYAGRASLHDKASLRLEQVRSEDQGWYECKVLMLDQQYDTFHNGSWVHLTVNAPPTFTETPPQYIEAKEGSSITMTCTAFGNPKPIVTWLKEGTLLGASGKYQVSDGSLTVTSVSREDRGAYTCRAYSIQGEAVHTTHLLVQGPPFIVSPPENITVNISQDALLTCRAEAYPGNLTYTWYWQDENVYFQNDLKLRVRILIDGTLIIFRVKPEDSGKYTCVPSNSLGRSPSASAYLTVQYPARVLNMPPVIYVPVGIHGYIRCPVDAEPPATVVKWNKDGRPLQVEKNLGWTLMEDGSIRIEEATEEALGTYTCVPYNTLGTMGQSAPARLVLKDPPYFTVLPGWEYRQEAGRELLIPCAAAGDPFPVITWRKVGKPSRSKHSALPSGSLQFRALSKEDHGEWECVATNVVTSITASTHLTVIGTSPHAPGSVRVQVSMTTANVSWEPAYDGGYEQTFSVWYGPLMKRAQFGPHDWLSLPVPPGPSWLLVDTLEPETAYQFSVLAQNKLGTSAFSEVVTVNTLAFPITTPEPLVLVTPPRCLIANRTQQGVLLSWLPPANHSFPIDRYIMEFRVAERWELLDDGIPGTEGEFFAKDLSQDTWYEFRVLAVMQDLISEPSNIAGVSSTDIFPQPDLTEDGLARPVLAGIVATICFLAAAILFSTLAACFVNKQRKRKLKRKKDPPLSITHCRKSLESPLSSGKVSPESIRTLRAPSESSDDQGQPAAKRMLSPTREKELSLYKKTKRAISSKKYSVAKAEAEAEATTPIELISRGPDGRFVMDPAEMEPSLKSRRIEGFPFAEETDMYPEFRQSDEENEDPLVPTSVAALKSQLTPLSSSQESYLPPPAYSPRFQPRGLEGPGGLEGRLQATGQARPPAPRPFHHGQYYGYLSSSSPGEVEPPPFYVPEVGSPLSSVMSSPPLPTEGPFGHPTIPEENGENASNSTLPLTQTPTGGRSPEPWGRPEFPFGGLETPAMMFPHQLPPCDVPESLQPKAGLPRGLPPTSLQVPAAYPGILSLEAPKGWAGKSPGRGPVPAPPAAKWQDRPMQPLVSQGQLRHTSQGMGIPVLPYPEPAEPGAHGGPSTFGLDTRWYEPQPRPRPSPRQARRAEPSLHQVVLQPSRLSPLTQSPLSSRTGSPELAARARPRPGLLQQAEMSEITLQPPAAVSFSRKSTPSTGSPSQSSRSGSPSYRPAMGFTTLATGYPSPPPGPAPAGPGDSLDVFGQTPSPRRTGEELLRPEPPPPTLPTSGTLPPAPGNAAAPERLEALKYQRIKKPKKSSKGSSKSKKRSDDSASQTQQLPNSQVLWPDEAVCLRKKKRHSRPDPFARLSDLCHRQLPEDQTAILNSVDHDDPGHATLL; encoded by the exons ATGTTCCCTGTGCACGAGCGGCCACAACTGGGCAGTGCCGTGGGCCTCCAGAGGGGGCTGGGCCCCTCACCTCCATGTCCTGGACTCCCTGTAATTCTTGGGGCAGGATGCCAGCAGGGGGTGGGGCCGGATGACGCCTGCGGCTCTTCGAGACTGGGGAGGGAAGAGCTGGCGTGTAGGGCTGAAGAGAATGgcttccctctcttttcctctcccttcctttcccccaaGTTGTGGATGCTTGGGGGCCCCAGGACAGAGGGAG GCGCCCACGGCCTGCGAGAGGAGCCCGAGTTTGTGACGGCAAGAGCTGGGGAGAGCGTGGTCCTACGATGCGACGTGATCCACCCAGTGACGGGACAGCCCCCACCCTATGTCGTAGAGTGGTTCAAGTTCGGGGTCCCCATCCCTATCTTCATCAAGTTTGGCTACTACCCCCCGCACGTGGACCCTGAGTATGCAG GCCGGGCCAGTCTTCATGATAAGGCATCTCTGCGGCTGGAACAAGTTCGCTCTGAGGACCAGGGCTGGTACGAGTGCAAAGTGCTCATGCTGGACCAGCAGTATGACACCTTCCACAACGGCAGCTGGGTCCACCTCACCGTCAACG CCCCTCCCACCTTTACAGAAACACCCCCCCAGTACATCGAGGCCAAGGAGGGTAGTAGTATCACCATGACCTGCACAGCTTTTGGGAACCCCAAGCCCATTGTCACCTGGCTCAAGGAGGGGACGCTCCTCGGTGCTAGTGGGAAATACCAG GTGAGTGACGGCAGCCTGACAGTGACATCGGTCAGTCGGGAGGACAGAGGTGCCTACACCTGCCGAGCGTACAGCATTCAGGGGGAGGCTGTCCACACGACCCACCTGCTTGTCCAAG GGCCCCCTTTCATCGTCTCCCCTCCTGAGAACATCACCGTCAACATCTCCCAGGATGCTCTGCTCACCTGCCGGGCAGAGGCGTATCCGGGCAACCTCACCTACACCTGGTACTGGCAGGACGAGAACGTCTACTTTCAGAA CGACCTGAAGCTGAGGGTGCGCATCCTAATCGATGGGACCCTGATCATCTTCCGGGTGAAGCCGGAGGACTCGGGGAAGTACACCTGTGTGCCCAGCAACAGCCTGGGGCGCTCCCCCTCCGCCTCGGCGTACCTGACCGTGCAGT ACCCAGCCCGTGTCCTCAACATGCCCCCTGTAATTTACGTGCCCGTGGGGATCCATGGCTACATCCGCTGCCCTGTGGACGCAGAACCACCGGCCACCGTGGTCAAGTGGAACAAGGACGGCCGTCCCCTGCAGGTTGAGAAG AACCTGGGTTGGACCCTGATGGAGGATGGCTCCATTCGAATTGAGGAGGCCACAGAGGAGGCTCTTGGCACTTACACCTGTGTGCCTTACAACACCCTGGGGACCATGGGCCAGTCTGCCCCTGCGAGGCTTGTCCTGAAG GACCCCCCCTATTTCACGGTGCTACcaggctgggagtacaggcaggAGGCCGGCCGGGAGCTGCTTATCCCCTGTGCTGCTGCAGGGGACCCCTTTCCTGTCATCACGTGGAGAAAG GTAGGGAAGCCCAGCAGAAGCAAGCACAGTGCCCTGCCCAGTGGGAGCCTGCAGTTCCGTGCCCTGAGTAAGGAGGACCACGGGGAGTGGGAATGTGTCGCCACCAACGTGGTCACGAGCATCACTGCCAGCACCCACCTCACCGTCATCG GCACCAGCCCCCATGCCCCGGGCAGTGTCCGGGTCCAGGTCTCCATGACAACTGCCAACGTGTCCTGGGAACCAGCCTATGATGGAGGCTACGAGCAGACATTCTCAGTTTGGTACGGACCTCT GATGAAGCGGGCACAGTTTGGGCCCCATGACTGGCTGTCCTTGCCAGTGCCGCCAGGACCCAGCTGGCTGCTGGTGGACACCCTGGAGCCTGAGACAGCGTACCAGTTCAGCGTCCTGGCCCAGAACAAGCTGGGAACCAGCGCCTTCAGTGAGGTGGTCACTGTGAACACTTTAG CATTCCCTATTACAACTCCAGAACCCCTGGTGCTGGTCACCCCACCGAGGTGCCTCATAGCCAATCGGACTCAGCAGGGTGTGCTCCTGTCCTGGCTTCCGCCTGCCAACCACAGCTTTCCCATCGACCGCTACATCATGGAGTTCCGTGTCGCAGAGCGCTGGGAGTTGCTTGACGATGGCATCCCCGGCACCGAAGGAGAGTTCTTTGCCAAGGATCTGTCACAG GACACGTGGTACGAGTTCCGGGTTCTGGCCGTCATGCAGGATCTGATCAGCGAGCCCAGCAACATCGCCGGCGTCTCCAGCACAG ACATCTTCCCGCAGCCGGACCTGACCGAGGACGGGCTGGCGCGGCCTGTGCTGGCGGGAATCGTAGCTACCATCTGCTTCTTGGCAGCTGCCATCCTGTTCAGCACCCTGGCTGCCTGCTTTGTCAACAAGCAGCGCAAGCGTAAGCTCAAGCGCAAAAAAG aCCCTCCACTCTCCATCACCCACTGCAGGAAGAGCCTGGAGTCTCC CTTGTCCTCTGGCAAGGTGAGCCCCGAGAGCATCCGCACGCTCCGAGCGCCATCAGAATCCTCCGACGACCAGGGCCAGCCCGCGGCCAAGAGGATGCTGAGCCCCACCCGCGAGAAGGAGCTGTCGCTGTACAAGAAGACCAAGCGGGCCATCAGCAGCAAGAAGTACAGCGTGGCCAAggcagaggccgaggcagaggccACCACGCCCATCGAGCTCATCAGCAGAGGCCCTGACGGCCGCTTCGTGATGGACCCTGCCGAGATGGAGCCCTCGCTGAAGAGCAGGCGCATCGAGGGCTTCCCCTTCGCCGAGGAGACGGACATGTACCCCGAGTTCCGCCAGTCGGACGAGGAGAACGAGGACCCACTGGTGCCCACATCTGTGGCCGCCCTGAAGTCCCAGCTCACCCCTCTGTCATCCAGCCAGGAGTCCTACCTGCCACCACCAGCATACAGCCCTCGGTTCCAGCCCCGCGGGCTGGAGGGCCCCGGTGGCCTGGAAGGTCGGCTTCAGGCCACAGGCCAGGCCCGGCCCCCTGCCCCCCGGCCCTTCCACCATGGCCAGTATTATGGGTacctcagcagcagcagccctgggGAGGTGGAGCCGCCCCCGTTCTACGTGCCAGAAGTGGGCAGCCCCCTGAGCTCCGTCATGTCgtccccgcccctgcccaccgAGGGGCCCTTTGGCCACCCCACCATCCCCGAGGAGAATGGAGAGAATGCATCCAACAGCACGCTGCCCTTGACTCAGACACCTACAGGAGGGCGCTCCCCTGAGCCCTGGGGCCGGCCAGAATTCCCCTTCGGGGGGCTGGAGACCCCAGCGATGATGTTCCCCCACCAGCTGCCACCCTGTGATGTGCCCGAGAGTCTGCAGCCCAAGGCCGGCCTCCCCCGAGgactgccccccacctccctgcagGTGCCCGCGGCCTACCCGGGCATCCTGTCTCTGGAGGCACCGAAGGGTTGGGCAGGCAAGTCGCCCGGCAGGGGCCCTGTCCCAGCGCCCCCCGCCGCCAAGTGGCAGGACAGACCTATGCAACCTCTGGTAAGCCAAGGGCAGCTGCGACATACAAGCCAAGGCATGGGCATACCTGTGCTGCCTTACCCCGAGCCGGCTGAGCCGGGGGCGCACGGCGGCCCCAGCACATTTGGCCTGGACACCCGGTGGTATGAGCcccagccccggccccggccTAGCCCTCGGCAGGCCAGGCGCGCCGAGCCCAGTTTACATCAAGTGGTGCTACAGCCCTCCCGGCTCTCACCTCTGACCCAAAGCCCCCTCAGCTCCCGCACTGGCTCCCCTGAGCTCGCCGCCCGTGCCCGGCCTCGCCCGGGCCTCCTGCAGCAGGCAGAGATGTCAGAGATCACCCTGCAGCCGCCGGCTGCAGTCAGCTTTTCTCGAAAGTCTACGCCGTCCACAGGCTCCCCCTCCCAGAGCAGCCGCAGTGGGAGTCCCAGCTACCGGCCCGCCATGGGCTTCACCACTCTGGCCACCGGCTACCCTTCCCCTCCACCCGGCCCCGCCCCTGCTGGGCCTGGGGACAGCTTGGACGTGTTTGGACAGACGCCCTCCCCTCGAAGGACGGGGGAGGAATTGCTCCGACCAGAGCCCCCACCACCCACGTTACCTACTTCAGG AACACTTCCACCTGCACCCGGGAACGCTGCTGCACCTGAGAGGCTGGAGGCTCTGAAATACCAACGGATAAAGAAGCCCAAAAAGTCATCCAAGGGCTCTTCGAAGTCAAAGAAACGATCCG
- the IGSF9B gene encoding protein turtle homolog B isoform X1 → MPIPQKALPMGVSPVCWRQLTYFSWESSCFSVLSCVNKQEMGPPRGLWRKSPSAPELGGVSAGLTVLSEKVPLSLAFCPLWPLASLLVVCAPEMERGPVTCTQAQTVRGAHGLREEPEFVTARAGESVVLRCDVIHPVTGQPPPYVVEWFKFGVPIPIFIKFGYYPPHVDPEYAGRASLHDKASLRLEQVRSEDQGWYECKVLMLDQQYDTFHNGSWVHLTVNAPPTFTETPPQYIEAKEGSSITMTCTAFGNPKPIVTWLKEGTLLGASGKYQVSDGSLTVTSVSREDRGAYTCRAYSIQGEAVHTTHLLVQGPPFIVSPPENITVNISQDALLTCRAEAYPGNLTYTWYWQDENVYFQNDLKLRVRILIDGTLIIFRVKPEDSGKYTCVPSNSLGRSPSASAYLTVQYPARVLNMPPVIYVPVGIHGYIRCPVDAEPPATVVKWNKDGRPLQVEKNLGWTLMEDGSIRIEEATEEALGTYTCVPYNTLGTMGQSAPARLVLKDPPYFTVLPGWEYRQEAGRELLIPCAAAGDPFPVITWRKVGKPSRSKHSALPSGSLQFRALSKEDHGEWECVATNVVTSITASTHLTVIGTSPHAPGSVRVQVSMTTANVSWEPAYDGGYEQTFSVWYGPLMKRAQFGPHDWLSLPVPPGPSWLLVDTLEPETAYQFSVLAQNKLGTSAFSEVVTVNTLAFPITTPEPLVLVTPPRCLIANRTQQGVLLSWLPPANHSFPIDRYIMEFRVAERWELLDDGIPGTEGEFFAKDLSQDTWYEFRVLAVMQDLISEPSNIAGVSSTDIFPQPDLTEDGLARPVLAGIVATICFLAAAILFSTLAACFVNKQRKRKLKRKKDPPLSITHCRKSLESPLSSGKVSPESIRTLRAPSESSDDQGQPAAKRMLSPTREKELSLYKKTKRAISSKKYSVAKAEAEAEATTPIELISRGPDGRFVMDPAEMEPSLKSRRIEGFPFAEETDMYPEFRQSDEENEDPLVPTSVAALKSQLTPLSSSQESYLPPPAYSPRFQPRGLEGPGGLEGRLQATGQARPPAPRPFHHGQYYGYLSSSSPGEVEPPPFYVPEVGSPLSSVMSSPPLPTEGPFGHPTIPEENGENASNSTLPLTQTPTGGRSPEPWGRPEFPFGGLETPAMMFPHQLPPCDVPESLQPKAGLPRGLPPTSLQVPAAYPGILSLEAPKGWAGKSPGRGPVPAPPAAKWQDRPMQPLVSQGQLRHTSQGMGIPVLPYPEPAEPGAHGGPSTFGLDTRWYEPQPRPRPSPRQARRAEPSLHQVVLQPSRLSPLTQSPLSSRTGSPELAARARPRPGLLQQAEMSEITLQPPAAVSFSRKSTPSTGSPSQSSRSGSPSYRPAMGFTTLATGYPSPPPGPAPAGPGDSLDVFGQTPSPRRTGEELLRPEPPPPTLPTSGTLPPAPGNAAAPERLEALKYQRIKKPKKSSKGSSKSKKRSDDSASQTQQLPNSQVLWPDEAVCLRKKKRHSRPDPFARLSDLCHRQLPEDQTAILNSVDHDDPGHATLL, encoded by the exons ATGCCCATTCCCCAAAAGGCACTGCCCATGGGTGTGAGCCCAGTCTGCTGGAGGCAGCTGACCTATTTTTCTTGGGAATCTTCCTGCTTTTCTGTTCTCTCTTGCGTGAATAAGCAGGAGATGGGGCCTCCAAGAGGGCTCTGGAGAAAGAGTCCGAGTGCGCCAGAGCTGGGAGGAGTCTCAGCCGGCCTGACTGTCCTTTCTGAGAAGGTCCCGCTCAGCCTGGCTTTCTGTCCCCTGTGGCCCCTTGCCTCCCTCCTGGTCGTGTGTGCCCCCGAGATGGAGCGGGGGCCTGTGACTTGCACACAGGCACAGACTGTACGAG GCGCCCACGGCCTGCGAGAGGAGCCCGAGTTTGTGACGGCAAGAGCTGGGGAGAGCGTGGTCCTACGATGCGACGTGATCCACCCAGTGACGGGACAGCCCCCACCCTATGTCGTAGAGTGGTTCAAGTTCGGGGTCCCCATCCCTATCTTCATCAAGTTTGGCTACTACCCCCCGCACGTGGACCCTGAGTATGCAG GCCGGGCCAGTCTTCATGATAAGGCATCTCTGCGGCTGGAACAAGTTCGCTCTGAGGACCAGGGCTGGTACGAGTGCAAAGTGCTCATGCTGGACCAGCAGTATGACACCTTCCACAACGGCAGCTGGGTCCACCTCACCGTCAACG CCCCTCCCACCTTTACAGAAACACCCCCCCAGTACATCGAGGCCAAGGAGGGTAGTAGTATCACCATGACCTGCACAGCTTTTGGGAACCCCAAGCCCATTGTCACCTGGCTCAAGGAGGGGACGCTCCTCGGTGCTAGTGGGAAATACCAG GTGAGTGACGGCAGCCTGACAGTGACATCGGTCAGTCGGGAGGACAGAGGTGCCTACACCTGCCGAGCGTACAGCATTCAGGGGGAGGCTGTCCACACGACCCACCTGCTTGTCCAAG GGCCCCCTTTCATCGTCTCCCCTCCTGAGAACATCACCGTCAACATCTCCCAGGATGCTCTGCTCACCTGCCGGGCAGAGGCGTATCCGGGCAACCTCACCTACACCTGGTACTGGCAGGACGAGAACGTCTACTTTCAGAA CGACCTGAAGCTGAGGGTGCGCATCCTAATCGATGGGACCCTGATCATCTTCCGGGTGAAGCCGGAGGACTCGGGGAAGTACACCTGTGTGCCCAGCAACAGCCTGGGGCGCTCCCCCTCCGCCTCGGCGTACCTGACCGTGCAGT ACCCAGCCCGTGTCCTCAACATGCCCCCTGTAATTTACGTGCCCGTGGGGATCCATGGCTACATCCGCTGCCCTGTGGACGCAGAACCACCGGCCACCGTGGTCAAGTGGAACAAGGACGGCCGTCCCCTGCAGGTTGAGAAG AACCTGGGTTGGACCCTGATGGAGGATGGCTCCATTCGAATTGAGGAGGCCACAGAGGAGGCTCTTGGCACTTACACCTGTGTGCCTTACAACACCCTGGGGACCATGGGCCAGTCTGCCCCTGCGAGGCTTGTCCTGAAG GACCCCCCCTATTTCACGGTGCTACcaggctgggagtacaggcaggAGGCCGGCCGGGAGCTGCTTATCCCCTGTGCTGCTGCAGGGGACCCCTTTCCTGTCATCACGTGGAGAAAG GTAGGGAAGCCCAGCAGAAGCAAGCACAGTGCCCTGCCCAGTGGGAGCCTGCAGTTCCGTGCCCTGAGTAAGGAGGACCACGGGGAGTGGGAATGTGTCGCCACCAACGTGGTCACGAGCATCACTGCCAGCACCCACCTCACCGTCATCG GCACCAGCCCCCATGCCCCGGGCAGTGTCCGGGTCCAGGTCTCCATGACAACTGCCAACGTGTCCTGGGAACCAGCCTATGATGGAGGCTACGAGCAGACATTCTCAGTTTGGTACGGACCTCT GATGAAGCGGGCACAGTTTGGGCCCCATGACTGGCTGTCCTTGCCAGTGCCGCCAGGACCCAGCTGGCTGCTGGTGGACACCCTGGAGCCTGAGACAGCGTACCAGTTCAGCGTCCTGGCCCAGAACAAGCTGGGAACCAGCGCCTTCAGTGAGGTGGTCACTGTGAACACTTTAG CATTCCCTATTACAACTCCAGAACCCCTGGTGCTGGTCACCCCACCGAGGTGCCTCATAGCCAATCGGACTCAGCAGGGTGTGCTCCTGTCCTGGCTTCCGCCTGCCAACCACAGCTTTCCCATCGACCGCTACATCATGGAGTTCCGTGTCGCAGAGCGCTGGGAGTTGCTTGACGATGGCATCCCCGGCACCGAAGGAGAGTTCTTTGCCAAGGATCTGTCACAG GACACGTGGTACGAGTTCCGGGTTCTGGCCGTCATGCAGGATCTGATCAGCGAGCCCAGCAACATCGCCGGCGTCTCCAGCACAG ACATCTTCCCGCAGCCGGACCTGACCGAGGACGGGCTGGCGCGGCCTGTGCTGGCGGGAATCGTAGCTACCATCTGCTTCTTGGCAGCTGCCATCCTGTTCAGCACCCTGGCTGCCTGCTTTGTCAACAAGCAGCGCAAGCGTAAGCTCAAGCGCAAAAAAG aCCCTCCACTCTCCATCACCCACTGCAGGAAGAGCCTGGAGTCTCC CTTGTCCTCTGGCAAGGTGAGCCCCGAGAGCATCCGCACGCTCCGAGCGCCATCAGAATCCTCCGACGACCAGGGCCAGCCCGCGGCCAAGAGGATGCTGAGCCCCACCCGCGAGAAGGAGCTGTCGCTGTACAAGAAGACCAAGCGGGCCATCAGCAGCAAGAAGTACAGCGTGGCCAAggcagaggccgaggcagaggccACCACGCCCATCGAGCTCATCAGCAGAGGCCCTGACGGCCGCTTCGTGATGGACCCTGCCGAGATGGAGCCCTCGCTGAAGAGCAGGCGCATCGAGGGCTTCCCCTTCGCCGAGGAGACGGACATGTACCCCGAGTTCCGCCAGTCGGACGAGGAGAACGAGGACCCACTGGTGCCCACATCTGTGGCCGCCCTGAAGTCCCAGCTCACCCCTCTGTCATCCAGCCAGGAGTCCTACCTGCCACCACCAGCATACAGCCCTCGGTTCCAGCCCCGCGGGCTGGAGGGCCCCGGTGGCCTGGAAGGTCGGCTTCAGGCCACAGGCCAGGCCCGGCCCCCTGCCCCCCGGCCCTTCCACCATGGCCAGTATTATGGGTacctcagcagcagcagccctgggGAGGTGGAGCCGCCCCCGTTCTACGTGCCAGAAGTGGGCAGCCCCCTGAGCTCCGTCATGTCgtccccgcccctgcccaccgAGGGGCCCTTTGGCCACCCCACCATCCCCGAGGAGAATGGAGAGAATGCATCCAACAGCACGCTGCCCTTGACTCAGACACCTACAGGAGGGCGCTCCCCTGAGCCCTGGGGCCGGCCAGAATTCCCCTTCGGGGGGCTGGAGACCCCAGCGATGATGTTCCCCCACCAGCTGCCACCCTGTGATGTGCCCGAGAGTCTGCAGCCCAAGGCCGGCCTCCCCCGAGgactgccccccacctccctgcagGTGCCCGCGGCCTACCCGGGCATCCTGTCTCTGGAGGCACCGAAGGGTTGGGCAGGCAAGTCGCCCGGCAGGGGCCCTGTCCCAGCGCCCCCCGCCGCCAAGTGGCAGGACAGACCTATGCAACCTCTGGTAAGCCAAGGGCAGCTGCGACATACAAGCCAAGGCATGGGCATACCTGTGCTGCCTTACCCCGAGCCGGCTGAGCCGGGGGCGCACGGCGGCCCCAGCACATTTGGCCTGGACACCCGGTGGTATGAGCcccagccccggccccggccTAGCCCTCGGCAGGCCAGGCGCGCCGAGCCCAGTTTACATCAAGTGGTGCTACAGCCCTCCCGGCTCTCACCTCTGACCCAAAGCCCCCTCAGCTCCCGCACTGGCTCCCCTGAGCTCGCCGCCCGTGCCCGGCCTCGCCCGGGCCTCCTGCAGCAGGCAGAGATGTCAGAGATCACCCTGCAGCCGCCGGCTGCAGTCAGCTTTTCTCGAAAGTCTACGCCGTCCACAGGCTCCCCCTCCCAGAGCAGCCGCAGTGGGAGTCCCAGCTACCGGCCCGCCATGGGCTTCACCACTCTGGCCACCGGCTACCCTTCCCCTCCACCCGGCCCCGCCCCTGCTGGGCCTGGGGACAGCTTGGACGTGTTTGGACAGACGCCCTCCCCTCGAAGGACGGGGGAGGAATTGCTCCGACCAGAGCCCCCACCACCCACGTTACCTACTTCAGG AACACTTCCACCTGCACCCGGGAACGCTGCTGCACCTGAGAGGCTGGAGGCTCTGAAATACCAACGGATAAAGAAGCCCAAAAAGTCATCCAAGGGCTCTTCGAAGTCAAAGAAACGATCCG